The following proteins are co-located in the Solanum pennellii chromosome 1, SPENNV200 genome:
- the LOC107014742 gene encoding probable linoleate 9S-lipoxygenase 5, with protein MASTSKLESKKINGTVVVVKKRALELVPSEVVPQKVYEILGDKVTLQLISSVNGDSENKGKLGNPAHLRDENKVGDESKFSVTFDLDEEFGAPGAFIIKNFNPNEFFLKKLTLEVDDPSHGGMHFVCKSWVYPAEKYKSDRIFFVNQAWLPSETPVKLRWYREEELLNLRGNGIGKLEEWDRVYDYAYYNDLGEPEKGSTYVRPILGGSTKYPYPRRGRTSRSPTKTDPNSESRLPLLMSFDIYVPRDEKFAPLKMTDFIGIALKVIVQLLVPELESLGNINLNEFNSFEDILKIYGGGVNLPDDVLQRSSAEMLKEFIQSSGHEFLKYPMPQVIKEDKSAWRTDEEFAREMLAGINPVCICGLKEFPPTSKLDPKVYGDQTSKISREHIQNQLDGLTIEEVIKGNQLFILDHHDTLMPYMRQINMTSTKIYASRTLLFLQKDVTLKPLGIELSLPHPDGDQHGFISKVFTPQEDGVDASIWQLAKAYVAVNDSGVHQLISHWLHTHATIEPIVIATNRQLSVLHPIYKLLHPHFRDTMHINALARQTLLNAGGILEQTVFPTKYAMEMTSAAYKDWVFPEQALPADLIKRGVAIEDPESEKGVRLLIQDYPYAVDGLEIWAAIKSWVQEYCTIYYKTDDMIQKDTELQAWWKELQEEGHGDKKDEPWWPKMQTLKELTDSCTIIIWIASALHAAINFGQYPYGGYLPNRPSMSRRLMPEPGSPEYEELKTNPEKGYLRTITPQLQTLIGISAIEILSTHSSDEIYLGQRDTPDWTNDKAPLQALERFGKKLAEIAEKIIKMNNDKKWKNRMGPTKMPYTLLYHISEPGLTGKGIPNSVSI; from the exons ATGGCATCAACTAGTAAACTTGAAAGCAAAAAGATCAATGGCACTGTTGTCGTTGTGAAAAAGAGAGCTTTAGAGCTTGTTCCATCTGAAGTGGTTCCACAGAAAGTTTATGAGATTCTTGGAGACAAGGTTACACTGCAGCTTATCTCTTCTGTTAATGGAGATTCAG aaaataaagggaaacttgGGAATCCAGCACATTTGAGAGATGAGAATAAAGTAGGCGATGAATCAAAGTTCAGTGTCACATTTGATTTGGACGAAGAGTTTGGAGCTCCGGGAGCATTcatcatcaagaacttcaatccTAATGAGTTCTTTCTCAAGAAACTGACTCTTGAAGTTGATGATCCAAGTCATGGTGGCATGCATTTTGTCTGCAAGTCTTGGGTTTATCCAGCTGAAAAGTACAAATCTGACCGCATATTCTTTGTGAATCAG GCTTGGCTTCCAAGTGAAACTCCAGTAAAATTGCGCTGGTATAGGGAAGAGGAATTGTTGAACTTGAGAGGAAATGGAATTGGGAAGCTTGAGGAGTGGGACAGGGTTTATGACTATGCTTATTACAATGACCTTGGAGAACCTGAAAAGGGTTCAACTTATGTCAGGCCAATCCTAGGAGGATCTACAAAGTATCCTTATCCGCGTAGAGGAAGAACCAGTAGATCACCAACAAAAACAG ATCCTAATTCTGAGAGCCGGCTCCCACTGCTAATGAGCTTTGACATTTATGTTCCAAGGGATGAAAAATTTGCACCCTTAAAGATGACCGACTTTATTGGAATAGCACTTAAGGTCATCGTTCAGCTCCTTGTCCCCGAGCTCGAGTCTTTAGGAAACATCAACCTTAATGAGTTCAACAGCTttgaagatattttaaaaatttatggaGGAGGAGTCAATCTTCCTGATGATGTTTTGCAGAGAAGTAGTGCAGAGATGCTCAAGGAATTTATTCAAAGTTCTGGTCATGAGTTTCTTAAGTATCCAATGCCACAGGTTATAAAAG AGGATAAGTCGGCTTGGAGGACTGATGAGGAATTTGCAAGAGAGATGCTTGCTGGAATAAACCCTGTCTGTATTTGTGGCCTCAAA GAGTTTCCTCCAACTAGTAAGCTGGACCCCAAAGTCTATGGTGACCAAACTAGCAAAATAAGCAGAGAACATATTCAAAATCAGTTGGATGGACTCACTATAGAAGAG GTGATCAAGGGGAATCAGCTTTTCATATTGGATCATCATGACACATTAATGCCATATATGAGGCAGATCAATATGACAAGTACAAAAATTTATGCCTCAAGAACTCTCCTCTTTCTACAAAAAGATGTGACTTTGAAGCCGCTAGGCATTGAACTAAGCTTGCCTCATCCTGATGGAGATCAGCATGGTTTCATTAGCAAAGTTTTTACACCACAGGAAGATGGCGTTGACGCTTCCATATGGCAATTGGCAAAAGCTTATGTTGCAGTCAATGACTCTGGGGTTCATCAGCTAATCAGCCACTG GTTACACACCCATGCCACAATAGAGCCAATTGTGATCGCGACAAACAGGCAACTAAGTGTGCTTCATCCTATCTATAAGCTTTTGCATCCTCACTTTCGTGATACAATGCACATAAATGCATTGGCTAGACAGACTCTACTTAATGCCGGAGGAATTCTTGAGCAAACAGTTTTCCCTACAAAATATGCCATGGAGATGACCTCAGCAGCTTACAAGGATTGGGTTTTTCCTGAGCAGGCCCTTCCTGCTGATCTTATCAAGAG AGGTGTGGCAATTGAGGATCCTGAATCAGAAAAAGGTGTCCGTCTTCTAATCCAGGACTATCCATATGCTGTGGATGGGCTAGAAATATGGGCAGCTATCAAAAGTTGGGTTCAGGAGTATTGCACTATCTATTACAAAACAGATGACATGATTCAGAAGGACACTGAACTTCAAGCCTGGTGGAAGGAACTCCAAGAAGAGGGACACGGTGATAAGAAAGACGAGCCATGGTGGCCTAAAATGCAGACCCTCAAAGAACTGACCGATTCATGCACCATAATTATCTGGATTGCTTCTGCTCTTCATGCAGCCATCAATTTTGGGCAGTATCCTTATGGTGGCTACCTACCAAACCGCCCCTCAATGAGCCGAAGGCTCATGCCTGAACCAGGCAGTCCAGAGTATGAAGAGCTGAAGACGAACCCTGAAAAAGGATATCTGAGGACAATTACACCACAACTTCAAACTCTCATTGGAATTTCTGCTATAGAAATTTTGTCAACACATTCTTCAGATGAAATCTACCTTGGCCAAAGAGACACTCCTGACTGGACTAACGACAAAGCGCCATTACAAGCTTTAGAAAGATTTGGAAAGAAGCTAGCTGAAATtgcagaaaaaataataaagatgaACAATGACAAGAAATGGAAGAACAGAATGGGGCCTACTAAGATGCCATATACATTGCTTTATCATATAAGTGAACCAGGACTTACTGGAAAAGGAATACCAAACAGTGTCTCTATATAA
- the LOC107014961 gene encoding probable linoleate 9S-lipoxygenase 5, translating to MSRKLSDPSMDENASKKARYEAGETKTIKGTVVLMKKNFLDLTDAKDAVVDQIDEILGHKVSLQLISAVNTDAANKGRGKLGKPANLEGWKISTLTEREATFSVNFEWNEEIGIPGAFLIKNSHHNEFYLKTLTLDDVPGHGKVKFVCNSWIYHSEYYKKDRVFFANQTYLPNETPAPLQYYREEELENLRGNGTGKREEWDRVYDYDVYNDLGDPEKGETHVRKILGGSSDYPYPRRGRTGRPPTKIDPKSESRLPLRKTLDIYVPRDERFSPLKMSDFAATGLKSIFQFLVPGFLALFNKTPFEFDSFKDMWKLYEGGIKLPSKSFVDKIRDHLPLELLKELLRSDGDYAFKFPMPQVIREDKSAWATDEEFAREMLAGLNPVVIRCLQEFPPTSKLDPTLFGEQRSTISEEHVKHNLDGLTIEKAIKDKRLFILDHHDSLMPYLKRINTTTTQTYASRTLLFLKEDGSLTPLAIELTRENEQSRIVSNVHTPAETGAEATIWQLAKAYVTVNDSGFHQLVSHWLHTHAVTEPFIIATNRQLSVLHPIYKLLHPHFRDTMYINALARQMLINADGILEMTVFPGKFSLEMSATIYKDWVFPQQALPADLIKRGMAVEDSSQPHGIKLVIEDYPYAVDGLEIWSAIKTWVRDYCNFYYKTDEMVKIDTELQCWWKEAQEKGHGDKKEEPWWPKMQTREELIDCCTIIIWIASALHAAINFGQYPYGGYPPNRPSMSRRFMPEPETSEYEELKSNPEKALLKTITPLPQSILGISLIEALSLHTSDEVFLGKRAPEWTTDEEPLQAFERFGKKLEEIEQKIIKMNHDPNLKNRVGPANIPYTLLCPSSELGLTGRGIPNSVSI from the exons ATGTCTAGAAAGCTTTCAGATCCAAGTATGGATGAGAATGCCAGTAAAAAGGCAAGATATGAGGCTGGTGAAACCAAAACCATAAAGGGTACAGTTGTTCTGATGAAGAAGAACTTCTTGGATTTAACTGATGCTAAGGATGCTGTTGTTGACCAAATTGATGAGATTCTTGGACATAAGGTCTCTCTGCAGCTCATCAGTGCTGTTAACACTGACGCCG ctaatAAGGGCAGAGGAAAGCTTGGAAAGCCAGCAAATTTGGAAGGTTGGAAGATTTCAACTTTAACAGAAAGAGAAGCTACATTCAGTGTCAACTTTGAATGGAATGAGGAGATTGGAATCCCAGGGGCTTTCTTGATCAAGAACTCTCACCACAATGAATTCTATCTAAAAACTTTGACACTGGATGATGTACCAGGCCATGGAAAAGTTAAATTTGTCTGCAATTCTTGGATCTACCACTCTGAGTACTATAAAAAAGATCGCGTTTTCTTTGCCAATCAG ACTTACCTTCCAAATGAAACACCAGCACCCTTACAGTATTATAGAGAAGAGGAATTGGAAAATCTGAGAGGAAATGGAACTGGAAAGCGTGAGGAATGGGATAGGGTCTACGACTATGATGTCTATAATGATTTAGGTGATCCTGAGAAGGGTGAAACACACGTTCGCAAGATTCTTGGAGGATCATCTGATTACCCTTATCCGCGTAGAGGAAGAACAGGCCGGCCACCTACAAAAATTG ATCCTAAAAGCGAAAGCCGGCTTCCATTAAGGAAAACTTTGGATATTTATGTGCCTAGAGATGAGAGGTTCAGCCCACTAAAGATGTCTGATTTTGCAGCAACTGGACTGAAATCAATATTTCAGTTCCTTGTCCCGGGGTTTTTAGCTCTTTTTAATAAAACACCTTTTGAATTTGATTCATTTAAAGATATGTGGAAACTCTATGAAGGTGGAATCAAGTTGCCTAGTAAATCTTTCGTGGACAAAATACGAGACCACCTTCCATTGGAGCTGCTTAAAGAACTGCTACGATCTGATGGTGATTACGCTTTTAAGTTCCCAATGCCACAAGTAATCAGAG AGGATAAATCTGCATGGGCAACTGATGAAGAATTTGCAAGAGAAATGCTGGCTGGACTAAACCCTGTCGTTATCCGCTGTCTCCAA GAATTTCCTCCAACAAGCAAGCTAGATCCAACACTATTTGGTGAGCAGAGGAGCACCATTTCTGAGGAACATGTAAAGCACAATCTAGATGGATTGACCATAGAAAAG GCGATCAAGGACAAGAGACTGTTCATTTTGGATCACCATGACAGCCTAATGCCATACTTGAAACGCATAAACACAACAACCACACAGACGTATGCCTCAAGAACATTGCTTTTCTTGAAAGAAGATGGATCCTTGACACCACTTGCTATTGAGTTGACTCGAGAGAATGAACAGTCGAGAATTGTTAGCAATGTACATACACCGGCAGAAACTGGTGCTGAAGCAACCATTTGGCAGCTCGCAAAAGCTTATGTCACAGTGAATGATTCTGGGTTTCACCAGCTTGTTTCTCATTG GTTGCACACTCATGCCGTAACTGAGCCATTTATCATAGCAACAAACAGACAATTAAGTGTTCTTCATCCAATTTATAAGCTTCTGCACCCTCACTTCCGCGACACAATGTACATAAATGCATTGGCCCGTCAAATGCTCATCAATGCTGATGGAATTCTTGAAATGACTGTTTTTCCGGGTAAGTTTTCTCTGGAAATGTCAGCTACCATTTACAAGGACTGGGTTTTCCCTCAGCAAGCTTTGCCTGCCGATCTCATCAAGAG AGGAATGGCTGTGGAGGACTCAAGCCAACCACATGGCATCAAGCTAGTTATAGAGGACTACCCATATGCAGTAGATGGGCTCGAGATTTGGTCTGCAATCAAAACATGGGTGAGAGACTACTGCAACTTCTATTACAAAACTGATGAAATGGTCAAGATAGACACAGAACTGCAGTGTTGGTGGAAAGAAGCACAGGAGAAGGGGCACGGAGACAAAAAGGAAGAACCATGGTGGCCTAAGATGCAGACTCGCGAAGAACTCATAGATTGTTGCACAATCATAATATGGATAGCTTCAGCACTTCATGCAGCAATAAATTTCGGGCAATATCCTTACGGAGGATACCCTCCAAACCGCCCCTCAATGAGCAGGAGGTTCATGCCTGAGCCTGAAACTTCAGAGTATGAAGAGCTTAAGTCCAACCCTGAAAAGGCTTTGTTGAAGACAATCACTCCTCTGCCACAAAGCATACTTGGCATTTCGTTGATAGAAGCATTGTCATTGCATACATCTGATGAAGTCTTCCTTGGCAAAAGAGCTCCTGAATGGACCACAGATGAAGAACCATTACAAGCATTTGAAAGATTTGGGAAGAAGCTAGAAGAAATTGAACAAAAGATCATTAAAATGAACCATGATCCGAACTTGAAGAACAGAGTTGGACCTGCCAATATTCCCTACACTTTGCTATGTCCTAGTAGTGAGCTTGGACTTACTGGCCGCGGAATTCCCAACAGTGTTTCAATATAA
- the LOC107029082 gene encoding DNA polymerase zeta catalytic subunit-like, with product MADSQTDSKFFSVRIVSIDYYMTAPLPGFDICYSSFQGGRVNEVPVIRVYGATPGGQKTCLHLHGALPYFYVPCSELFLQSDEKGSECTNALALALEKVLKLKGNAGSKRQHVHGCSLVRARKFYGYHSSEELFLKIYLYPTLPNVGAFCCDLM from the exons atggcGGATTCTCAGACCGATTCGAAATTCTTCAGTGTTCGAATTGTTTCAATTGACTATTACATGACCGCTCCCCTTCCTGGTTTTGACATTTGTTACAGCAGTTTCCAAG GTGGGAGAGTTAATGAAGTCCCTGTGATAAGAGTGTACGGCGCCACTCCTGGTGGCCAGAAGACATGCTTGCACCTTCATGGA GCCCTGCCTTACTTCTATGTTCCATGCTCGGAGCTCTTCCTCCAATCAGATGAAAAAG GGAGCGAATGCACGAATGCTCTAGCTCTTGCTCTTGAGAAGGTGCTCAAG CTTAAAGGCAATGCTGGTTCCAAACGTCAACATGTCCATGGCTGCAGCCTTGTACGAGCAAGGAAGTTTTATGGTTATCATTCTTCAGAGGAACTGTTTTTGAAGATCTATCTGTATCCTACATTACCTAATGTTGGTGCTTTTTGCTGCGATTTAATGTAA